A window of Aeromicrobium sp. A1-2 contains these coding sequences:
- a CDS encoding acetolactate synthase large subunit, with protein sequence MTEQLTGAQSLVRALEHADVDTIFGIPGGAILPAYAPLFDSEKIRHILVRHEQGAGHAAQGYAMVTGKVGVCMATSGPGATNLVTAIADAYMDSVPIVAITGQVATHLIGTDGFQEADIRGITMPITKHSFLVTDADEIPLVIAEAFHIASTGRPGPVLVDVPKDVLQAMTTFAWPTELALPGYRPTTRPHGKQVREAARLIAASERPVLYVGGGVIKADAAEELKILAEMTQIPVVTTLMARGAFPDSHELHLGMPGMHGTVAAVSALQKSDLLITLGARFDDRVTGQLSSFAPLAKIIHADIDPAEISKNRTADVPIVGDCREVIADLVSTLRKQAAEDGVEGDYSAWKSQMLGVKAKYPVGYDKPDTGLAPQTVIERISAIAGSEATYVAGVGQHQMWAAHYVDYERPRQWLNSGGAGTMGYAVPAAMGAQVGLPGSVVWAIDGDGCFQMTNQELATCAIEGIPIKVAVINNSSLGMVRQWQTLLYEGRYSNTDLNTGPESIGARRIPDFVKLADAYGCVGLRCDSEADLDATIEKAMAITDRPVVIDFVVERDAMVWPMVHGGASNDAIQIARDLAPEWDEEDL encoded by the coding sequence ATGACCGAGCAGCTCACGGGGGCACAGAGCCTCGTGCGGGCGCTGGAGCACGCCGACGTTGACACCATCTTCGGCATTCCGGGCGGTGCGATCCTGCCCGCGTACGCCCCCCTCTTCGACTCCGAGAAGATCCGCCACATCCTGGTCCGTCACGAACAGGGTGCCGGGCACGCAGCGCAGGGCTACGCGATGGTCACCGGCAAGGTCGGCGTCTGCATGGCGACCTCCGGCCCGGGCGCGACGAACCTCGTGACTGCGATCGCCGATGCGTACATGGACTCGGTCCCGATCGTCGCGATCACGGGCCAGGTCGCGACCCACCTGATCGGCACGGACGGCTTCCAGGAGGCCGACATCCGCGGCATCACGATGCCGATCACCAAGCACAGCTTCCTGGTGACCGACGCCGACGAGATCCCGCTGGTGATCGCCGAGGCGTTCCACATCGCCAGCACAGGTCGTCCCGGACCGGTCCTGGTCGACGTCCCCAAGGACGTCCTGCAGGCCATGACGACGTTCGCGTGGCCGACCGAGCTGGCGCTGCCCGGCTACCGTCCGACGACCCGCCCCCACGGCAAGCAGGTCCGTGAGGCGGCGCGCCTCATCGCGGCGTCGGAGCGTCCGGTCCTGTACGTCGGCGGCGGTGTCATCAAGGCGGACGCGGCCGAAGAGCTCAAGATCCTCGCTGAGATGACGCAGATCCCGGTCGTCACGACCCTGATGGCGCGCGGAGCGTTCCCCGACTCGCACGAGCTGCACCTGGGCATGCCCGGGATGCACGGAACCGTCGCCGCAGTGTCCGCGCTGCAGAAGAGTGATCTCCTGATCACGCTGGGTGCGCGGTTCGACGATCGCGTCACCGGCCAGCTGTCGTCGTTCGCGCCGCTCGCCAAGATCATCCACGCCGACATCGACCCGGCCGAGATCTCCAAGAACCGCACCGCGGACGTCCCGATCGTGGGCGACTGCCGTGAGGTCATCGCCGATCTGGTCTCGACGCTGCGCAAGCAGGCCGCCGAAGATGGCGTCGAGGGCGACTACTCCGCCTGGAAGTCGCAGATGCTGGGCGTCAAGGCGAAGTACCCCGTCGGCTACGACAAGCCCGACACGGGCCTGGCGCCGCAGACCGTCATTGAGCGCATCAGCGCGATCGCCGGCTCGGAGGCCACGTACGTCGCGGGTGTCGGCCAGCACCAGATGTGGGCCGCGCACTACGTCGACTACGAACGTCCGCGCCAGTGGCTCAACTCCGGTGGCGCCGGCACGATGGGCTACGCGGTTCCCGCCGCGATGGGCGCCCAGGTGGGTCTGCCGGGCAGCGTCGTCTGGGCCATCGATGGCGATGGCTGCTTCCAGATGACCAACCAGGAGCTCGCCACGTGCGCGATCGAGGGCATCCCGATCAAGGTCGCGGTCATCAACAACTCCTCGCTCGGCATGGTGCGCCAGTGGCAGACGCTGCTCTACGAGGGTCGCTACTCCAACACCGACCTCAACACCGGGCCGGAGTCGATCGGCGCCCGCCGCATCCCCGACTTCGTCAAGCTCGCCGATGCCTACGGCTGCGTGGGCCTGCGGTGTGACAGCGAGGCCGACCTCGACGCGACGATCGAGAAGGCCATGGCGATCACCGATCGTCCGGTCGTGATCGACTTCGTGGTCGAGCGGGACGCCATGGTGTGGCCCATGGTCCACGGCGGCGCCAGCAACGATGCCATCCAGATCGCGCGAGACCTCGCGCCAGAGTGGGATGAGGAGGACCTCTGA
- a CDS encoding SDR family NAD(P)-dependent oxidoreductase: MTDLIDPDELAVALKVLAAAERLDEEDPDYVALRRACGTFYKNVKKHRRLAKRAEVAAADRAVVAATATGSPTRIDDETEGIPLVSNAAGASAGTLLVARPCYICKQKYTAVDAFYHQLCPACAALNRSKRDARTDLTGRRALLTGGRAKIGMYIALRLLRDGAHTTITTRFPHDAVRRFTAMHDSADWIHRLRIVGIDLRDPAQVVGLADAVAAQGPLDILINNAAQTVRRTPGAYAPLAEAESAPLPDGPLPELLTFGHTSDAHPAALVGSVAAHPVLAGDAHTAEELTSLALSAGSADLERIDAGGLVPDTVDVNSWTQRVHEVDALELLEVQLCNTTAPFILVSRLRPSMAAAAAERTYVVNVSAMEGQFSRRYKGPGHPHTNMAKAALNMLTRTSAGEMLEQDGILMTAVDTGWITDERPHPTKLRLAEEGFKAPLDLVDGAARVYDPIVRGEAGDDVHGVFLKDYEASPW, from the coding sequence GTGACGGACCTGATCGATCCCGACGAGCTTGCGGTCGCGCTGAAGGTGCTCGCTGCCGCCGAGCGACTCGACGAGGAGGATCCCGACTACGTCGCGCTCCGACGCGCCTGCGGGACGTTCTACAAGAACGTCAAGAAGCACCGCAGGCTCGCCAAGCGTGCCGAGGTCGCCGCCGCCGATCGCGCGGTCGTTGCCGCGACCGCGACCGGATCGCCGACCCGCATCGACGACGAGACCGAGGGCATCCCGCTGGTCTCGAATGCCGCCGGTGCGTCGGCGGGCACGCTGCTGGTTGCGCGCCCCTGCTACATCTGCAAGCAGAAGTACACCGCGGTGGACGCGTTCTACCACCAGCTGTGCCCGGCCTGCGCCGCGTTGAACCGGTCGAAGCGCGACGCCCGCACAGACCTCACAGGTCGCCGTGCACTCCTGACCGGAGGACGCGCCAAGATCGGGATGTACATCGCCCTGCGACTGCTTCGGGACGGCGCGCACACCACGATCACGACCCGGTTCCCGCACGATGCGGTGCGCCGGTTCACCGCGATGCACGACAGCGCGGACTGGATCCATCGTCTGCGGATCGTCGGCATCGATCTGCGTGATCCTGCCCAGGTCGTGGGGCTGGCGGACGCGGTCGCCGCACAAGGTCCGCTCGACATCCTGATCAACAACGCTGCGCAGACCGTGCGGCGCACCCCCGGCGCCTACGCTCCGCTGGCCGAGGCCGAGTCGGCGCCGCTGCCGGATGGCCCGCTGCCTGAGCTGTTGACCTTCGGGCACACCAGCGATGCGCACCCCGCGGCGCTGGTCGGGTCCGTCGCCGCACACCCGGTGCTCGCGGGTGACGCGCACACCGCGGAGGAGCTGACGTCGCTGGCGCTGTCGGCGGGCTCGGCCGATCTCGAGCGGATCGACGCGGGTGGGCTCGTGCCGGACACCGTCGACGTCAACAGCTGGACCCAGCGGGTCCACGAGGTCGACGCGTTGGAGCTGCTCGAGGTGCAGTTGTGCAACACGACCGCTCCGTTCATCCTCGTCAGCCGGCTCCGACCGTCGATGGCCGCAGCAGCAGCCGAGCGGACGTATGTCGTCAACGTCTCGGCGATGGAGGGCCAGTTCAGCCGCCGCTACAAGGGGCCGGGGCATCCGCACACCAACATGGCCAAGGCCGCGCTCAACATGCTGACCCGCACCAGCGCGGGGGAGATGCTGGAGCAGGACGGCATCCTCATGACGGCCGTCGACACCGGCTGGATCACCGACGAGCGTCCGCACCCGACGAAGCTGCGGCTCGCCGAAGAGGGGTTCAAGGCTCCGCTGGACCTGGTTGACGGGGCCGCGCGCGTCTACGACCCCATCGTGCGCGGCGAGGCGGGCGACGACGTCCACGGGGTGTTCCTCAAGGACTACGAGGCGTCGCCGTGGTGA
- the ilvD gene encoding dihydroxy-acid dehydratase, with the protein MPSENEIDIKPRSRTVTDGLEATASRGMLRAVGMGDDDWVKPQIGVASSWNEITPCNLSLDRLAKAVKTGVHAGGGYPLEFGTISVSDGISMGHEGMHFSLVSREVIADSVETVMMAERLDGSVLLAGCDKSLPGMLMAAARLDLASVFLYAGSIMPGSVDGKDVTIIDAFEAVGACIKGLISREQVDKIERAICPGEGACGGMFTANTMATAAEALGMSLPGSAAPPAIDSRRDEFAVASGEAVVGLLRQGITARQIMTKEAFENAITVTMALGGSTNAVLHLLAIAREAEVDLTLADFNRVGDKVPHLGDLKPFGRYVMNDVDKAGGTTVIMKALLDAGLLHGDCLTVTGKTMAENLAGITEKLDGDVIRTLDRPIHKTGGLTILHGSLAPDGAVVKSAGFDSDVFRGSARVFDGERAAMDALEDGTIVAGDVVVIRNEGPKGGPGMREMLAITGAIKGAGLGKDVLLLTDGRFSGGTTGLCVGHVAPEAVDGGPIAFVKDGDPIVLDMANRTLEVEVDADELEARKVGWEPMPPKYTTGVLAKYRKLVSSAADGAVCG; encoded by the coding sequence ATGCCCTCCGAGAACGAGATCGACATCAAGCCCCGCAGCCGCACTGTCACCGATGGCCTGGAGGCCACCGCGTCGCGAGGCATGCTGCGTGCCGTCGGCATGGGCGACGACGACTGGGTGAAGCCCCAGATCGGCGTCGCGTCCAGCTGGAATGAGATCACTCCCTGCAATCTTTCGCTCGACCGACTCGCCAAGGCGGTCAAGACCGGTGTGCACGCCGGTGGCGGCTATCCGCTGGAGTTCGGCACCATCTCGGTCTCCGACGGCATCTCGATGGGCCACGAGGGCATGCACTTCTCCCTGGTCAGCCGCGAGGTCATCGCCGACTCGGTCGAGACCGTCATGATGGCCGAGCGCCTTGACGGCTCGGTGCTGCTGGCCGGCTGCGACAAGAGCCTGCCCGGCATGTTGATGGCTGCGGCGCGTCTCGACCTCGCCAGCGTGTTCCTCTACGCCGGCTCGATCATGCCGGGCAGCGTCGACGGCAAGGACGTCACGATCATCGACGCCTTCGAAGCGGTCGGCGCCTGCATCAAGGGGCTCATCAGCCGCGAGCAGGTCGACAAGATCGAGCGCGCCATCTGCCCCGGCGAGGGAGCCTGCGGCGGCATGTTCACCGCCAACACGATGGCGACTGCTGCCGAGGCCCTCGGCATGAGCCTGCCGGGATCGGCTGCCCCGCCGGCGATCGACAGCCGCCGCGACGAGTTCGCGGTCGCGTCCGGCGAGGCTGTCGTCGGGTTGCTCCGCCAGGGCATCACGGCACGACAGATCATGACGAAGGAGGCCTTCGAGAACGCCATCACCGTCACGATGGCGCTCGGCGGCTCGACCAACGCCGTGCTGCACCTGCTGGCGATAGCACGCGAGGCGGAGGTTGACCTGACTCTCGCCGACTTCAACCGGGTCGGCGACAAGGTCCCACACCTCGGCGACCTCAAGCCGTTCGGACGCTACGTCATGAACGACGTCGACAAGGCCGGCGGCACCACGGTCATCATGAAGGCGCTGCTCGACGCCGGGCTGCTTCACGGTGACTGCCTGACGGTCACGGGCAAGACCATGGCCGAGAACCTCGCCGGCATCACCGAGAAGCTCGACGGCGACGTGATCCGTACGCTCGACCGACCGATCCACAAGACCGGCGGGCTGACGATCCTGCACGGATCGCTCGCTCCGGACGGTGCTGTCGTCAAGAGCGCCGGCTTCGACTCCGACGTGTTCCGTGGCTCAGCCCGGGTGTTCGACGGGGAGCGCGCTGCGATGGACGCACTCGAGGACGGCACGATCGTCGCGGGCGATGTTGTGGTGATCCGGAACGAAGGCCCCAAGGGTGGGCCCGGCATGCGCGAGATGCTCGCGATCACCGGAGCCATCAAGGGCGCCGGGCTGGGCAAGGACGTCCTGCTCCTGACCGATGGACGGTTCTCCGGCGGTACGACCGGCCTGTGCGTCGGTCACGTTGCACCCGAGGCCGTCGACGGCGGACCGATTGCCTTCGTCAAGGACGGTGACCCGATCGTGCTCGACATGGCCAACCGCACGCTCGAGGTCGAGGTCGATGCCGACGAGCTCGAGGCCCGCAAGGTCGGTTGGGAGCCCATGCCGCCGAAGTACACGACCGGCGTCCTGGCGAAGTACCGCAAGCTCGTGAGCTCCGCGGCCGATGGCGCAGTGTGCGGCTGA
- a CDS encoding SatD family protein, with amino-acid sequence MSTQQARVAVIADLVGSRTQPDRAAAQDSLVAALAQVNRVVDSVQPLAPTIGDECQGAYVDVPTALRATLLLRLTLPDPLDCRFGVGAGTYESVGHSDYGPMQDGPAWWAARDAIVETKARESRKHRSLRTWYVVADGVPHGSREFPAPAMTNAYLLARDEIVSGMNARSRRLLLGLLDGRTQVDLAHTEDITQSAVSQNLQRSGAYAVLGGLGLTAGEGTA; translated from the coding sequence ATGTCCACACAGCAGGCTCGAGTCGCGGTCATCGCCGATCTCGTCGGATCCCGGACCCAGCCCGACCGAGCCGCCGCGCAGGACAGCCTCGTCGCGGCGCTCGCGCAGGTCAATCGTGTCGTCGACTCGGTGCAGCCGCTTGCGCCGACCATCGGTGATGAGTGCCAGGGCGCCTACGTCGACGTGCCCACGGCCCTACGTGCCACGTTGCTGCTGCGGCTGACGTTGCCGGACCCGCTGGACTGCCGGTTCGGCGTCGGCGCGGGCACGTACGAGAGTGTCGGCCACAGCGACTACGGTCCGATGCAGGACGGTCCGGCGTGGTGGGCGGCTCGCGACGCGATTGTGGAGACCAAGGCGCGTGAGAGCCGCAAGCATCGGTCGCTCCGCACCTGGTACGTCGTCGCCGACGGTGTACCGCACGGATCGCGGGAGTTCCCCGCGCCCGCCATGACCAATGCCTACCTGCTGGCGCGCGACGAGATCGTCAGCGGGATGAATGCACGCAGCCGCCGGCTTCTGCTGGGGCTGCTCGACGGGAGGACCCAGGTGGATCTGGCACACACCGAGGACATCACGCAGTCGGCCGTGTCCCAAAACCTCCAGCGCAGCGGCGCCTACGCCGTGCTCGGTGGTCTCGGGCTGACGGCGGGGGAGGGCACCGCATGA
- a CDS encoding RimK family alpha-L-glutamate ligase yields MTVTFVSSSATRDLDPDLPLLLAAARTNGVDAEITVWDDPAVDWNAYDAVVVRSCWDYVARRDEFLAWAASVPRLHNSAGVLHWNTDKVYLRELAAAGVPIIETRWDVGIGDDLGDHAEWVVKPTISAGSRDTARWNTREEAWAHSAELVASGRTSMTQPYIASVDDEGETAMLYFGGTFSHAIRKGALLEPGEGVVQDRDSRESITPRTPTAAQREVADAVLDVAQRITGSGLLYARIDLVTAADGSPLLIELELAEPSVFLPQSDGGADRFIAAMLAIAP; encoded by the coding sequence ATGACCGTCACCTTCGTCAGCTCATCGGCCACCCGCGACCTGGACCCGGACCTCCCGCTGCTGCTCGCGGCGGCCCGCACGAACGGGGTCGACGCCGAGATCACCGTGTGGGACGACCCGGCGGTCGACTGGAATGCGTACGACGCCGTCGTTGTGCGCTCGTGCTGGGACTACGTCGCGCGGCGCGACGAGTTCCTCGCGTGGGCCGCCTCAGTGCCCCGCCTGCACAACTCCGCCGGCGTACTGCATTGGAACACCGACAAGGTCTACCTCCGCGAGCTTGCCGCTGCCGGGGTCCCCATCATCGAGACCCGATGGGACGTCGGAATCGGGGACGACCTCGGCGACCACGCCGAATGGGTCGTCAAACCGACCATCTCGGCCGGCTCGAGGGACACCGCCCGCTGGAACACCCGCGAGGAGGCGTGGGCCCACAGCGCGGAGCTGGTCGCGTCCGGACGCACGTCCATGACCCAGCCCTACATCGCCTCGGTGGACGACGAGGGCGAGACGGCGATGCTCTACTTCGGAGGCACCTTCTCCCACGCGATCCGCAAGGGCGCGCTGCTGGAGCCGGGCGAAGGGGTCGTCCAGGACCGCGACAGCCGTGAGTCCATCACGCCCCGCACCCCGACGGCGGCCCAGCGGGAGGTCGCCGACGCCGTGCTGGATGTCGCCCAGCGCATCACGGGGTCTGGGCTTCTCTATGCACGAATCGACCTGGTGACCGCTGCGGACGGCTCACCCCTGCTGATCGAGCTGGAGCTTGCCGAGCCCAGCGTCTTCCTGCCTCAGTCCGACGGAGGCGCCGACCGCTTCATCGCCGCCATGCTCGCGATCGCTCCCTGA
- a CDS encoding DUF222 domain-containing protein codes for MNPEPTIDAMRTAAQALRTGDARDRARAIQVAQDALDAAKAVALAEIDASKDYEIDGASTLNAWVRNQLRLNPGQATVLVKNVVALRDLPLMAGAAMSGQISAAHVRVFVYGLRHVGLEPMRQFEDVLVDVASHHEPAELFETVKHLKDTIHPEDLDDAWERGMDKEDIAVDALPDGWHVTGFLNTVTGRS; via the coding sequence ATGAATCCGGAGCCCACGATCGACGCGATGCGGACCGCCGCTCAGGCGCTGCGCACGGGTGATGCGAGGGACCGGGCTCGAGCGATCCAGGTGGCGCAGGACGCCCTTGATGCTGCCAAGGCGGTCGCTCTGGCCGAGATCGACGCGTCGAAGGACTACGAGATCGACGGTGCCTCGACGTTGAATGCCTGGGTCCGCAACCAGTTGCGGCTCAACCCGGGTCAGGCCACGGTGTTGGTCAAGAATGTGGTTGCTTTGCGGGACCTGCCGCTGATGGCCGGCGCAGCTATGTCGGGGCAGATCAGCGCCGCCCATGTGCGGGTGTTCGTCTATGGACTACGCCATGTGGGGTTGGAGCCGATGCGCCAGTTCGAGGACGTGCTCGTCGACGTCGCCTCCCACCATGAGCCGGCTGAGCTGTTCGAGACGGTCAAGCATTTGAAGGACACGATCCATCCCGAGGATCTGGACGATGCGTGGGAGCGGGGCATGGACAAAGAAGACATCGCCGTCGACGCTTTGCCCGACGGCTGGCACGTGACTGGTTTCCTCAACACGGTCACCGGGCGAAGTTGA
- a CDS encoding HNH endonuclease signature motif containing protein produces MKKVLDSVSAPHDAEDTRTGAQRRVQGLDDLLTDILGDGLPSDKGVKPHLSVFVDADTLEAAASHVKATTENPHLIPDHMPPTRPAKLAGHGAIGPNLLMYLLCVSDFTAFLMKDGGSDRQAQILNAGTAKYQPNLLQRRSVIARQHGVCATPGCHHTHLEIHHSIWWSLGGPTDLDLLVGLCTRCHHLLHRGRLNITGNAVDGFTFTTKAGRTLRRRRRRSNYRQAA; encoded by the coding sequence TTGAAGAAGGTCCTGGACTCTGTCTCGGCACCGCACGATGCCGAGGACACCCGCACCGGTGCGCAGCGTCGGGTCCAAGGTCTGGATGACCTGTTGACCGACATCCTGGGCGACGGGCTCCCCTCCGACAAGGGCGTCAAACCGCACCTGTCGGTGTTCGTGGACGCCGACACCTTGGAAGCGGCTGCTTCGCATGTGAAGGCCACGACCGAGAACCCACACCTGATCCCCGACCACATGCCGCCAACACGGCCGGCGAAGCTCGCCGGCCATGGCGCGATCGGACCAAACCTGTTGATGTACTTGCTGTGTGTCAGTGACTTCACCGCATTCCTGATGAAGGACGGCGGCAGCGACCGCCAGGCTCAGATCCTCAACGCCGGGACCGCGAAGTACCAACCCAACCTTCTCCAACGCCGGTCCGTGATCGCCCGCCAACACGGTGTGTGCGCGACCCCGGGCTGCCACCACACCCACCTGGAAATCCACCACAGCATCTGGTGGTCGTTGGGCGGACCCACCGACCTCGACCTCCTGGTCGGACTCTGCACCAGATGCCATCATCTGCTGCACCGTGGTCGTCTCAACATCACCGGCAACGCCGTCGACGGATTCACCTTCACCACCAAAGCCGGCCGCACCCTGCGCCGACGCCGACGACGAAGCAACTACCGCCAAGCCGCCTGA
- a CDS encoding alpha/beta fold hydrolase, which produces MTSPSIPLVRYYDVISADGTSIRAWSNDADGPTVLLSNGLGTNPHAWPSLLRTDSGVRVVGWNHRGTGGSARPADGRVDLESFIEDAIAVMDDAGIDSCVIAGWSTGVTIAFELATRHPERVTGILAVAGVPGNTFSTMLAPLRVPPIIARGIMVGLARSVTVSGHALAPVTRKLPWTNTTTNIVRRTRLIHPAADTAELRTLLQEFFTTHPAWYAKLALSVAQHARVSLSDIDIPVTFVAGKWDVLTGARDMLTASQRVKGSRYRELSATHFIPVEFPEIVLDELKHLLVRVDRRSSERPEQSGS; this is translated from the coding sequence GTGACTTCACCCTCGATCCCCCTCGTCCGCTACTACGACGTGATCAGCGCGGACGGGACAAGCATCCGAGCGTGGAGCAACGACGCCGACGGTCCAACCGTGCTGCTGTCGAACGGTCTGGGGACCAACCCCCATGCCTGGCCGTCATTGCTTCGAACGGACAGCGGCGTACGCGTCGTGGGCTGGAACCACCGGGGCACGGGCGGGTCGGCCCGCCCAGCCGATGGACGCGTCGACCTCGAGTCGTTCATCGAGGACGCGATCGCGGTGATGGACGATGCCGGCATCGACTCCTGCGTGATCGCGGGCTGGTCGACCGGCGTGACGATCGCCTTCGAGCTCGCAACGCGCCACCCCGAGCGGGTCACCGGCATCCTCGCCGTGGCTGGCGTGCCCGGCAACACCTTCTCGACGATGCTTGCGCCGCTACGCGTCCCGCCGATCATTGCGCGCGGCATCATGGTCGGTCTGGCCCGGTCGGTCACGGTCAGCGGCCACGCGCTGGCGCCCGTCACCCGCAAGCTGCCGTGGACCAACACGACGACCAACATCGTGCGCCGGACACGACTCATCCATCCGGCTGCCGACACCGCCGAGCTGCGCACTCTCCTGCAGGAGTTCTTCACGACGCATCCTGCCTGGTACGCCAAGCTCGCCCTCAGCGTCGCCCAGCATGCGCGGGTGTCGCTGAGTGACATCGACATCCCCGTCACCTTCGTCGCGGGCAAGTGGGACGTCCTGACCGGTGCACGCGACATGCTCACGGCCTCGCAGCGGGTCAAGGGATCCCGCTACCGCGAGCTCAGCGCCACCCACTTCATCCCGGTGGAGTTCCCCGAAATCGTGCTGGACGAGCTCAAGCACCTGCTCGTCCGGGTCGACCGGCGGTCCTCCGAGCGCCCGGAGCAGAGCGGGTCATGA
- a CDS encoding GGDEF domain-containing protein gives MRFAGVFATLVLATVVTGTFSVAAVLVLLGVAAAIGLAYGLLVATRQVGRRWSLLLWPVGSCAGISAIDWVAHVAAGLVLGLVVLSFLYIGLSQLPRHGLWFVPFAMLLLYQVADLTPKMAVVRLPIAAVVWIICCEGLASLIRELRVKTVELERLATTDSLTGLLNRTRLDAHLARVGSAGAVVVIDIDHFKPFNDLSGHLAGDQALIHLASALSSGVRPGDAVFRFGGDEFLAILVSASVEDAGAMIERIRDSWSDNPFGLTFSAGVARGGSDAVRAADDLLYRGKRRGRDTVVTDNPDTEIAAAS, from the coding sequence GTGCGGTTCGCGGGCGTATTCGCGACGCTCGTGCTCGCAACCGTCGTGACCGGTACGTTCTCGGTGGCCGCGGTGCTGGTTCTCCTCGGCGTGGCGGCCGCGATCGGACTGGCGTACGGACTCCTCGTCGCGACACGTCAGGTCGGTCGCCGATGGTCGTTGCTGCTGTGGCCGGTCGGTAGCTGTGCCGGCATCAGCGCCATCGACTGGGTGGCGCACGTCGCGGCCGGTCTGGTCCTGGGCCTGGTCGTGCTGTCGTTCCTCTACATCGGCCTGAGCCAGCTTCCGCGGCACGGGTTGTGGTTCGTCCCGTTCGCGATGCTGCTGCTCTACCAGGTGGCTGACCTGACGCCGAAGATGGCGGTGGTCCGTCTTCCCATCGCGGCCGTGGTGTGGATCATCTGTTGCGAGGGGCTCGCGAGCCTGATCCGCGAGCTACGTGTCAAGACCGTGGAGCTGGAACGGCTCGCGACGACCGACAGCCTCACCGGGCTGCTCAACCGCACGCGCCTCGACGCCCACCTTGCGCGGGTCGGCAGTGCCGGCGCGGTCGTCGTGATCGACATCGATCATTTCAAGCCGTTCAACGACCTGAGCGGACACCTGGCGGGTGACCAGGCGCTGATCCATCTGGCCTCCGCGCTCAGCAGCGGCGTCCGACCGGGAGACGCGGTGTTCCGCTTCGGCGGCGACGAGTTCCTGGCGATCCTCGTGAGCGCCAGCGTCGAGGACGCGGGAGCCATGATCGAGAGGATTCGCGACTCGTGGTCGGACAATCCGTTCGGACTCACGTTCAGCGCGGGCGTGGCGCGGGGTGGTTCGGACGCCGTGCGAGCCGCGGACGACCTTCTCTACCGGGGCAAGCGACGCGGACGCGACACGGTAGTCACTGACAACCCTGACACGGAGATCGCCGCCGCGTCATGA